Proteins from one Gammaproteobacteria bacterium genomic window:
- the rpsU gene encoding 30S ribosomal protein S21: MPFVRVRENEPFEVALRRFKRTCEKAGTLAEVRAREFYEKPTEIRKRKAAAAVKRQAKKVSRETSKRIRLY; the protein is encoded by the coding sequence ATGCCATTTGTACGCGTTAGAGAAAACGAACCATTTGAAGTCGCCCTGCGCCGTTTCAAGCGCACTTGCGAAAAAGCCGGCACTCTGGCCGAAGTGCGCGCCCGCGAGTTCTATGAAAAGCCGACCGAGATCCGCAAGCGTAAAGCAGCGGCAGCGGTAAAGCGCCAAGCCAAGAAGGTTTCGCGCGAAACGTCCAAGCGCATCCGTCTGTATTGA
- a CDS encoding HesA/MoeB/ThiF family protein has product MPSRQNKTDNGFSNAQLSRYSRHILLPEIDIAGQQRLRDSHVLLIGAGGLGSPVALYLVSSGIGQLSIFDPDTVELGNLQRQIAFREQDLNHPKAFALRDTLHALNPDVLVTATNERFEGERLSAAIANADVVIDASDNFATRFAVNEACVKAGVPLVSGSAIGFRGQVSVFFPDHGPCYRCLYKDEDEAGPRCVEVGIFAPLTGIIGGLQAAEALKLVLQAGKSLAGRVITVDALTMEIRTLSLKRDPDCPVCGD; this is encoded by the coding sequence ATGCCTTCTCGCCAAAACAAAACTGACAACGGTTTTAGCAACGCGCAACTCAGCCGTTATAGCCGCCATATTTTATTGCCAGAGATCGATATCGCCGGCCAGCAGCGATTGCGCGACAGTCATGTGTTATTGATTGGTGCAGGCGGACTCGGCTCGCCTGTTGCGCTTTATCTTGTCAGCAGCGGCATTGGCCAACTCAGCATTTTCGATCCGGACACTGTAGAGCTGGGCAATCTGCAACGCCAGATCGCCTTTCGTGAGCAGGATTTGAATCATCCCAAAGCCTTTGCACTGCGTGACACTTTGCACGCATTAAATCCTGATGTCCTCGTCACGGCAACCAATGAACGGTTCGAAGGTGAACGTCTCTCTGCTGCCATCGCCAACGCGGATGTGGTCATCGATGCCTCGGACAACTTTGCCACTCGTTTTGCCGTGAATGAGGCGTGTGTTAAGGCAGGGGTACCGCTGGTCAGCGGTTCGGCCATCGGCTTTCGTGGCCAGGTCAGCGTCTTCTTCCCGGATCATGGCCCTTGTTATCGCTGTTTATACAAAGACGAGGACGAGGCGGGGCCACGCTGTGTGGAAGTAGGTATTTTCGCCCCGCTCACTGGCATTATCGGCGGTTTGCAGGCGGCCGAGGCGCTAAAGTTGGTTCTTCAGGCCGGTAAGTCGTTGGCGGGGCGGGTGATCACGGTCGATGCCCTGACCATGGAGATCCGCACCCTGAGCCTGAAACGGGATCCAGATTGTCCAGTGTGCGGGGATTGA
- a CDS encoding DUF1668 domain-containing protein: protein MTSTSSISSGQWLRPRPLTIARSHPSVAVYKDQVYAFGGGGPQFKSMNSVVRYKPATDMWADCAPMPSLRSGTMAMTVGDRIYVMGGGFKQENGNFKFLTTVEIYYPERDTWEKGPDLLQPHDYPAVALLDNKIYILAGHHPNATQGGPKTDPGFDFCERLDLATGKWEAIAPLPTPRFALAAVTINGKILAMGGVAFRSGDFDNFTVVESYDPKLNQWRRDDTYTLPWPAAGLGAAYLDDKLYVFGGYSSDDIHNRTACFDVSTGRWQQVMGMPAPVAAMGVAVCGGMIYSIGGWADDGRTPIDKVYAFSPKQN from the coding sequence ATGACTTCAACTAGCTCAATCTCTAGCGGCCAGTGGCTGCGGCCACGCCCCCTGACCATCGCCCGCTCTCATCCCTCGGTGGCGGTATATAAGGATCAGGTCTATGCCTTTGGCGGCGGTGGGCCGCAATTCAAGAGCATGAATTCAGTCGTGCGCTACAAGCCGGCGACCGACATGTGGGCCGATTGCGCGCCGATGCCGAGCTTGCGCTCAGGCACCATGGCAATGACCGTTGGCGACCGAATCTATGTCATGGGCGGCGGCTTTAAGCAGGAGAACGGGAATTTTAAATTTCTGACGACGGTCGAGATTTATTACCCGGAGCGCGATACCTGGGAAAAGGGCCCGGATTTGTTGCAACCACACGATTATCCGGCGGTGGCGTTACTCGACAACAAGATTTATATCCTCGCCGGCCATCACCCCAATGCCACGCAAGGCGGGCCGAAGACTGATCCGGGATTTGATTTCTGCGAGCGTTTGGATTTGGCAACCGGAAAATGGGAAGCCATTGCGCCGCTGCCGACACCACGTTTTGCATTAGCCGCTGTAACCATCAACGGCAAGATTCTGGCCATGGGCGGCGTTGCCTTCCGCTCCGGTGATTTTGATAATTTCACCGTTGTTGAAAGTTATGATCCAAAACTTAATCAATGGCGGAGGGATGACACTTACACCTTGCCGTGGCCCGCGGCAGGATTAGGCGCCGCATATCTTGACGACAAACTTTATGTCTTTGGTGGCTATAGCAGCGATGACATTCATAATCGCACTGCCTGCTTTGATGTCAGCACCGGTCGCTGGCAACAAGTGATGGGCATGCCGGCACCGGTGGCGGCGATGGGCGTTGCCGTGTGTGGCGGTATGATTTATTCCATCGGCGGCTGGGCTGATGACGGCCGTACGCCGATCGACAAGGTCTATGCCTTCTCGCCAAAACAAAACTGA
- the moaA gene encoding GTP 3',8-cyclase MoaA: protein MNLRDNALETTSNQNLTSPLPPLQDQFGRTFDYVRIAVTEKCNLRCTYCMPEEGVDFKGKEQILSGEEILRIINVLARMGVKKVRYTGGEPTVRKDIVELVAGAVATPGVKSVHMTTNGLLFDRYADKLLAAGLTGVNISLDTLDAEKFVRITRREGVEKVMDAIDLAIATGFPRVKINVVLMRGFNEDELSQFTELARDKKLTVRFIEFMPFDAHQIWESGVHFASAESLVNQIESMYPGIQPAPGTRTEHHIFQAPGHKGKIAVIPAFTRSLCGNCSRIRVTADGKIRNCLYSDQEYDLRELIRANGSDDELIAVFRKAFSEKAKDGFEAKKASVAAQQVNIKDIGRVSMTQIGG from the coding sequence ATGAACCTGCGGGATAATGCGTTGGAAACCACGTCTAATCAAAATTTAACTTCACCGCTGCCCCCGCTGCAGGATCAGTTCGGTAGAACTTTCGACTATGTCCGGATTGCTGTAACCGAAAAGTGTAACCTGCGTTGCACCTATTGCATGCCTGAGGAAGGTGTTGATTTCAAAGGCAAGGAGCAGATCCTGTCGGGCGAAGAAATTCTTCGTATAATCAACGTGTTGGCTAGGATGGGGGTGAAGAAAGTACGTTATACTGGAGGTGAGCCGACGGTTCGCAAGGACATCGTTGAGCTGGTGGCAGGCGCTGTCGCGACCCCGGGTGTCAAATCGGTGCACATGACCACCAATGGCCTGTTATTTGATCGTTATGCCGATAAGCTGCTTGCTGCGGGGTTGACCGGCGTTAACATTAGTCTCGACACCCTTGATGCGGAAAAATTTGTCCGTATCACGCGCCGCGAAGGCGTAGAAAAAGTCATGGATGCCATAGACTTGGCGATCGCTACGGGATTCCCCCGTGTCAAGATCAATGTGGTGCTAATGCGCGGTTTCAACGAGGATGAATTGAGTCAATTCACCGAGTTGGCGCGAGATAAGAAACTGACCGTTCGTTTTATCGAGTTTATGCCTTTCGACGCTCATCAAATCTGGGAGTCGGGGGTGCATTTCGCCAGCGCCGAGAGCTTGGTCAATCAGATCGAAAGCATGTACCCCGGTATTCAGCCGGCACCGGGAACCCGTACCGAGCACCATATCTTCCAGGCCCCTGGCCACAAGGGTAAAATCGCCGTTATTCCTGCCTTTACCCGTAGCTTATGTGGTAATTGTTCGCGGATACGTGTGACCGCCGATGGTAAAATTCGCAATTGTCTATACTCCGATCAGGAGTACGACCTGCGGGAATTGATCCGTGCCAACGGCAGTGATGATGAACTCATCGCCGTGTTCCGCAAGGCCTTCTCCGAAAAGGCGAAGGATGGTTTCGAGGCGAAAAAGGCCTCCGTGGCTGCCCAGCAGGTGAACATCAAGGATATCGGTCGGGTCAGCATGACCCAGATCGGGGGTTAA
- the moaC gene encoding cyclic pyranopterin monophosphate synthase MoaC, whose product MSEFTHFNAAGDAHMVDVGTKSETVREATAEGRIFMEAETLKKIMEGSHKKGDVLGIARVAGIMGAKRTPDIIPLCHPIMITAVDLQLTAEPEQNSVYCEATVRCKGQTGVEMEALTAVQVALLTIYDMCKAVDRGMVMEGIGLTAKSGGKSGTWRRTASA is encoded by the coding sequence ATGAGCGAATTTACCCATTTTAATGCCGCTGGCGATGCGCACATGGTTGATGTTGGCACCAAGTCTGAAACCGTGCGTGAAGCGACGGCTGAAGGCCGCATCTTCATGGAAGCCGAAACGTTGAAGAAAATCATGGAAGGCAGCCACAAGAAGGGTGACGTGCTGGGGATTGCCCGCGTTGCCGGAATCATGGGCGCCAAGCGCACACCGGATATTATTCCGCTTTGCCATCCGATCATGATCACAGCCGTTGATTTGCAGTTGACGGCTGAGCCGGAGCAAAACTCTGTCTATTGCGAAGCGACTGTCCGTTGCAAAGGGCAAACTGGCGTTGAAATGGAAGCATTAACTGCAGTTCAGGTCGCGCTGCTGACCATCTATGACATGTGTAAAGCGGTTGACCGCGGCATGGTGATGGAAGGTATTGGTCTGACCGCGAAATCAGGTGGCAAGTCTGGCACCTGGCGCCGCACGGCTAGCGCATAA
- the moaD gene encoding molybdopterin converting factor subunit 1, producing MNIKVRYFASLRDKMGRAEDSIALSGKTATVAELWGKISGGQPLPDSTLIAINMEYTDAKATIKEGDEVAFFPPVTGG from the coding sequence ATGAATATTAAGGTTCGTTATTTCGCCAGTCTGCGTGACAAGATGGGGCGTGCCGAGGATAGTATCGCGCTGAGCGGTAAAACCGCGACGGTCGCCGAATTGTGGGGCAAGATTTCCGGCGGCCAGCCGTTGCCGGACAGTACGCTGATCGCGATCAATATGGAATATACCGACGCCAAGGCCACGATCAAGGAAGGCGACGAAGTGGCGTTTTTCCCGCCCGTGACTGGAGGTTAA
- a CDS encoding molybdenum cofactor biosynthesis protein MoaE — protein MKVIVQETPFDPYREVAAFQDTLPHGKHGGVVSFVGTMRDFNEGQNVTSMILDHYPGMTEKHIERVCEEAAERWEIIDSLVVHRYGEMFPNDPIVLVAVWSAHRANAFDACRFIINYLKERAPFWKCETDRNGGRHWVEHNSKDPKAEVTDAKPVKRSA, from the coding sequence ATGAAAGTCATCGTCCAAGAAACGCCGTTTGATCCATATCGTGAAGTGGCTGCCTTTCAGGATACCTTGCCGCATGGCAAGCATGGCGGTGTCGTTTCCTTTGTCGGCACCATGCGCGATTTCAATGAAGGTCAGAATGTGACCTCGATGATCTTGGATCACTATCCAGGCATGACTGAAAAGCACATCGAGCGTGTTTGTGAAGAAGCCGCGGAACGCTGGGAAATTATTGACAGCCTGGTCGTGCATCGTTATGGCGAGATGTTCCCCAATGATCCGATCGTGCTGGTGGCCGTGTGGTCGGCGCATCGTGCCAATGCCTTCGATGCCTGCCGTTTCATTATCAACTATCTCAAGGAGCGCGCGCCGTTCTGGAAGTGCGAAACCGATCGTAATGGCGGGCGGCACTGGGTTGAGCACAACTCGAAAGATCCCAAGGCCGAAGTGACCGATGCCAAGCCGGTCAAGCGATCAGCTTAA
- a CDS encoding histidine phosphatase family protein, producing the protein MREKEPSTRILYVRHGETDFPLDRIYCDSIEDPPLNARGQVQAATTAEALRVHSVDQIYSSPSQRTRMTAAAIAAPKGLAVNLDPGLVERHFGIWEGLYFDEIERQYPEEYQCWKRDQAAFQPSQGESMYALVERTEAVIKRLVETHRGQTLVVVTHVGPIRALVAEAIGLPLAAYRQLRIDPASVTCVDYGVKGNNLIFLNFHSRHGMGVEPMPLLGEKG; encoded by the coding sequence ATGCGTGAAAAAGAACCCAGTACCCGTATTCTTTACGTGCGACATGGCGAGACGGATTTTCCATTGGATCGCATTTATTGCGACAGCATTGAAGATCCGCCGCTGAACGCTCGTGGACAGGTGCAGGCGGCTACTACTGCCGAGGCGTTGCGGGTACATTCTGTGGACCAAATCTATTCCAGTCCGAGCCAGCGGACGCGAATGACTGCCGCTGCAATTGCAGCACCTAAGGGGTTGGCGGTCAATCTCGATCCGGGTTTGGTCGAGCGTCATTTCGGGATCTGGGAGGGGCTCTATTTTGATGAAATCGAGCGCCAGTATCCCGAGGAATATCAGTGTTGGAAACGGGATCAGGCGGCCTTCCAGCCGTCGCAGGGCGAGTCCATGTACGCCTTGGTCGAGCGCACTGAGGCGGTGATAAAGCGCTTGGTGGAGACCCATCGCGGCCAAACACTCGTGGTCGTGACCCATGTCGGCCCGATCCGGGCCTTGGTGGCTGAAGCTATCGGGTTGCCCTTGGCAGCTTACCGGCAGCTCCGGATTGATCCGGCCTCGGTAACTTGTGTGGATTATGGAGTTAAAGGTAATAATTTGATTTTTTTGAATTTTCATTCTCGTCATGGCATGGGGGTAGAGCCAATGCCGCTGTTGGGAGAAAAAGGTTGA